One Bacillota bacterium genomic region harbors:
- a CDS encoding DUF554 domain-containing protein: MHGIGTIVNAGAIIACSLLGLTVKKGLPEKMKTSLIDAMGIAVAFIGISGTLSASFHAQASGVISSGGILLLILSLVIGTVIGELLKLDILFERVGNALGARLSRGSGTNFSYGFVNATIIFCVGAMAIVGSIQDGLAGDPTTLYAKSVLDGIMSFILASAYGAGVMLSAVAVFLYQGAITVCAVFFKQFATDALMSQTSMVGSALIFCIGINMLGIKKINVANMLPAAFIPMIYAMIRGLLKI; the protein is encoded by the coding sequence ATGCACGGAATAGGTACAATTGTAAACGCGGGGGCTATAATAGCATGCTCGCTTTTGGGGCTTACGGTCAAAAAGGGTCTTCCGGAAAAAATGAAGACCTCGCTTATAGACGCAATGGGGATAGCTGTCGCCTTCATCGGCATTTCCGGAACGCTTTCCGCCAGCTTTCACGCGCAAGCATCCGGGGTGATCTCATCCGGCGGCATACTGCTTCTTATTTTATCACTTGTGATAGGAACAGTGATCGGCGAGCTTTTAAAACTTGACATTTTGTTCGAAAGAGTAGGAAACGCTCTCGGAGCAAGGCTCTCACGGGGAAGCGGAACCAATTTTTCATACGGATTCGTAAACGCCACCATCATCTTCTGCGTCGGGGCAATGGCAATCGTGGGCTCGATACAGGACGGGCTTGCCGGAGATCCAACGACCCTCTATGCAAAATCCGTGCTAGACGGCATAATGTCCTTCATCCTCGCCTCTGCATATGGCGCTGGAGTTATGCTCTCAGCCGTAGCTGTATTTCTTTATCAGGGCGCTATTACGGTATGTGCCGTGTTTTTCAAGCAGTTTGCAACAGATGCGCTCATGTCCCAGACCTCGATGGTAGGCTCAGCTCTGATATTCTGTATCGGTATCAATATGCTCGGAATCAAAAAAATTAACGTTGCGAACATGCTTCCGGCGGCTTTCATTCCAATGATTTATGCTATGATAAGAGGACTTCTTAAAATATGA
- a CDS encoding SLOG family protein, protein MSRETACAFTGHRPDKFKFGYDFDSPLCYEIRDRIHSAIEYEILNGITHFITGMALGVDMWAAAEVLTLRREYPQITLEAAIPCPSQADKWSKHMRTEYQSILERCDKKTVISPVYMPGVMQMRNRYMVDNSSVLIAVYNGTSGGTQNTIAYALSKDLRVVEISC, encoded by the coding sequence ATGAGCCGAGAAACAGCCTGTGCTTTCACGGGACACCGTCCCGACAAATTCAAATTCGGGTACGACTTTGACAGCCCGTTATGCTATGAGATACGTGATCGAATACATAGTGCAATAGAATATGAAATTTTGAACGGCATAACTCATTTTATAACAGGTATGGCGCTTGGTGTCGACATGTGGGCGGCAGCCGAGGTGCTGACGCTTCGCCGTGAATATCCGCAGATAACGCTCGAAGCCGCCATTCCCTGCCCCTCTCAGGCAGACAAATGGTCAAAACATATGCGTACAGAATATCAAAGCATACTTGAGCGATGCGACAAAAAGACGGTAATAAGCCCCGTTTATATGCCCGGCGTCATGCAGATGCGAAACCGTTATATGGTTGATAACTCATCCGTGCTCATTGCAGTTTACAATGGCACGTCCGGCGGAACTCAGAACACCATAGCCTATGCGCTTTCAAAAGACCTGCGTGTCGTCGAAATTTCATGTTAA